The Paraburkholderia sp. ZP32-5 genome includes a window with the following:
- the ybiB gene encoding DNA-binding protein YbiB, translated as MTDSTATDTVSPFPCARFIKEIGRGPNGARALTADDTRALYRAMLDGRVDDLELGAVLLAYRVKGETADELAAMLAAAHASFEPLRLPHGAYRPVSIPSYNGARKQPNLVPLLALLLAREGVPVLVHGVTEDPGRVTSAEIFTHLRIEQAQSHAQIEDGLAARRVAFAPIDVLAPKLARLLALRRRMGVRNSTHTLVKILQPFAPAGLRLVNYTHPPYRDSLTQLFNTHPDAALGGALLARGTEGEAVADTRRQVQVDWLHDGVCETRLAHERSSPDAPEVELPEARDAATTAAWIDAVLRGEAPVPGAIERQVELIVDIAKAPV; from the coding sequence ATGACCGACTCCACCGCTACCGACACCGTCTCTCCTTTCCCCTGCGCCCGTTTCATCAAGGAAATCGGCCGCGGCCCGAACGGCGCCCGCGCGCTGACCGCCGACGATACGCGCGCGCTCTATCGCGCGATGCTCGACGGCCGCGTCGATGACCTCGAACTCGGTGCAGTGCTGCTCGCGTATCGCGTGAAAGGCGAAACCGCCGACGAACTCGCCGCGATGCTGGCCGCCGCGCATGCGTCATTCGAACCGCTGCGCTTGCCGCACGGCGCGTACCGGCCCGTGTCGATTCCATCGTATAACGGCGCGCGCAAACAGCCGAACCTCGTGCCACTGCTCGCGCTACTGCTGGCGCGCGAAGGCGTGCCGGTGCTCGTGCATGGCGTCACCGAGGATCCCGGTCGCGTGACGAGCGCGGAAATCTTCACGCACCTGCGCATCGAGCAGGCACAGTCGCACGCGCAGATCGAAGACGGCCTCGCCGCGCGCCGCGTCGCGTTCGCGCCGATCGACGTGCTCGCGCCGAAGCTCGCTCGCCTGCTCGCGCTGCGGCGGCGCATGGGCGTGCGCAATTCGACGCACACGCTGGTGAAGATCCTGCAGCCGTTCGCGCCGGCCGGACTGCGTCTCGTGAACTACACGCATCCGCCGTATCGCGACAGCCTCACGCAGCTGTTCAACACGCATCCGGACGCGGCGCTCGGCGGCGCGCTGCTCGCGCGCGGCACCGAAGGCGAGGCGGTCGCCGATACGCGCCGCCAGGTGCAGGTCGACTGGCTGCACGACGGCGTGTGCGAAACGCGGCTGGCGCACGAGCGTTCATCGCCCGACGCGCCCGAAGTCGAACTGCCCGAGGCGCGCGACGCGGCGACCACGGCCGCGTGGATCGACGCCGTGCTGCGCGGTGAAGCGCCGGTGCCTGGTGCGATCGAGCGGCAGGTCGAGCTGATCGTCGATATCGCGAAAGCGCCGGTCTGA
- a CDS encoding fumarylacetoacetate hydrolase family protein has translation MSYVFAPAPQVAVPVVGSSEQFAVRRIYCVGRNYEAHAREMGHDPDREPPFFFTKPADAVVYVAPGAIGEFPYPPQSKNVHFEMEMVAAIGKGGKNIPADSALDHVYGYALGLDMTRRDLQGEAKKMGRPWDTAKGFDHSAPIGPIHPASVVGHVGKGAIWLSVNGEDKQRSDVSQLIWSVAETVAYLSTLFELQPGDLIFTGTPEGVGAVVQGDLMKGGVDGLGEFSVRVV, from the coding sequence ATGAGTTACGTATTTGCACCGGCACCGCAGGTGGCAGTGCCGGTCGTGGGGTCGAGCGAGCAGTTCGCGGTGCGGCGCATCTATTGCGTGGGGCGCAACTACGAAGCGCACGCGCGCGAGATGGGACACGACCCGGATCGCGAGCCGCCGTTCTTCTTCACGAAGCCGGCCGATGCAGTGGTGTACGTCGCGCCCGGTGCGATCGGTGAATTCCCGTATCCGCCGCAGTCGAAGAACGTCCATTTCGAAATGGAAATGGTTGCGGCAATCGGCAAGGGCGGCAAGAACATTCCCGCCGACAGCGCGCTCGATCACGTGTACGGCTACGCACTCGGTCTCGATATGACGCGCCGCGACCTGCAGGGCGAAGCGAAGAAGATGGGGCGCCCGTGGGATACCGCGAAGGGCTTCGATCATTCGGCTCCGATCGGCCCGATCCATCCGGCGTCGGTGGTCGGCCATGTCGGCAAGGGCGCGATCTGGCTGTCGGTGAACGGTGAGGACAAGCAGCGCTCGGATGTGTCGCAACTGATCTGGTCGGTGGCCGAGACCGTCGCGTATCTGTCGACGCTGTTCGAACTGCAGCCGGGCGATCTGATTTTCACCGGCACGCCGGAAGGCGTCGGCGCGGTAGTCCAAGGCGATCTGATGAAGGGTGGCGTGGACGGGCTCGGCGAATTCAGCGTGCGTGTCGTCTGA
- the maiA gene encoding maleylacetoacetate isomerase: protein MKLYSYFRSSASYRVRIALNVKNLPYDYVPVHLVRDGGEQLKPEYRKVNADGIVPTLVDGNNVLPQSLAIIEYLEETHPEPPLLPKAPLDRAYVRSVALQVACEIHPLNNLRVLKYLKHTLCVDDDAKDAWYRHWIDSGFATLETHLAGDARTGKLCFGDTPTLADACLIPQVFNAQRFKVDTVKFPTIQRIYDHAMQLDAFARAEPGVQPDTE, encoded by the coding sequence ATGAAGCTGTACAGCTATTTCCGTAGTTCGGCGTCGTATCGCGTGCGCATCGCGCTGAACGTGAAGAACCTGCCATATGACTATGTGCCGGTGCATCTGGTGCGCGACGGTGGCGAGCAGTTGAAGCCCGAATATCGCAAGGTCAACGCGGACGGTATCGTGCCGACGCTCGTCGACGGCAACAACGTGTTGCCGCAGTCGCTGGCGATCATCGAGTATCTCGAGGAGACGCATCCCGAGCCGCCGCTGTTGCCGAAGGCGCCACTCGATCGCGCGTATGTGCGATCGGTTGCGTTGCAGGTCGCGTGCGAGATTCATCCGTTGAACAATCTGCGCGTGCTCAAGTATCTGAAGCACACGCTGTGCGTCGACGACGATGCGAAAGACGCGTGGTACCGGCACTGGATCGACTCGGGCTTCGCGACGCTGGAAACGCATCTTGCCGGCGATGCACGCACCGGCAAGCTGTGTTTCGGCGACACGCCGACGCTCGCCGACGCGTGTCTGATTCCGCAGGTGTTCAACGCGCAGCGCTTCAAGGTCGATACGGTGAAGTTTCCGACGATCCAGCGCATCTACGATCACGCGATGCAGCTCGATGCGTTTGCGCGCGCGGAGCCTGGTGTGCAGCCGGATACTGAATGA
- the ftsY gene encoding signal recognition particle-docking protein FtsY yields MFSFFKRFKGSKESDTAADEAQAAQGGATPEAEPEAPEAPAAPAKLAVPPVAASIVEPEPDSEPEEAALETVEIVPPPVQDASARRSWLTRLKSGLSKTSSSLTGIFVGTKIDEELYEELETALLMSDAGVEATEFLLESLREKVRNERLTDPQQVKAALRSLLVDLLKPLEKSLMLGRAQPLVMMIAGVNGAGKTTSIGKLAKHLQSFNQSVLLAAGDTFRAAAREQLAIWGQRNNVTVVAQESGDPAAVIFDAVGAARARKIDVMMADTAGRLPTQLHLMEELRKVKRVIGKAQDGAPHEVLLVIDANTGQNALTQVKAFDDALGLTGLIVTKLDGTAKGGILAAIARQRPVPVYFIGVGEKVEDLQPFSAEEFSDALLGV; encoded by the coding sequence ATGTTCAGCTTTTTCAAACGATTCAAGGGTTCGAAAGAGTCCGATACCGCCGCGGACGAAGCGCAGGCGGCGCAAGGCGGCGCGACGCCCGAGGCCGAACCTGAAGCGCCCGAAGCGCCTGCCGCTCCCGCGAAGCTCGCTGTTCCGCCAGTGGCCGCGTCCATCGTCGAACCGGAACCCGACTCCGAGCCGGAAGAAGCCGCGCTCGAAACCGTCGAAATCGTTCCGCCGCCGGTGCAGGATGCAAGCGCCCGGCGCTCGTGGCTCACCCGCCTGAAGAGCGGCCTGTCGAAAACGAGTTCGAGCCTCACCGGCATTTTCGTCGGAACGAAGATCGACGAGGAGCTGTACGAAGAGCTCGAAACCGCGCTGCTGATGTCCGATGCCGGCGTCGAGGCCACCGAATTCCTGCTCGAATCGCTGCGCGAAAAGGTGCGCAACGAACGCCTGACCGACCCGCAACAGGTCAAGGCGGCACTGCGCTCGCTGCTCGTCGATCTGCTCAAGCCGCTCGAAAAATCGCTGATGCTCGGCCGCGCGCAGCCGCTCGTGATGATGATCGCCGGCGTCAACGGTGCCGGCAAAACCACCAGCATCGGCAAGCTCGCCAAACATCTGCAGAGCTTCAACCAGTCGGTGCTGCTCGCCGCCGGCGACACGTTCCGCGCCGCCGCGCGCGAACAGCTGGCCATCTGGGGCCAGCGCAACAACGTGACCGTGGTCGCGCAGGAAAGCGGCGACCCGGCAGCGGTGATCTTCGACGCGGTCGGCGCCGCGCGCGCGCGCAAGATCGACGTGATGATGGCCGACACGGCCGGGCGTCTGCCGACCCAATTGCATCTGATGGAAGAACTGCGCAAGGTGAAGCGCGTGATCGGCAAGGCACAGGACGGCGCGCCGCACGAGGTGCTGCTCGTGATCGACGCGAACACCGGCCAGAACGCGCTCACTCAGGTCAAGGCATTCGACGACGCACTCGGCCTCACCGGCCTGATCGTCACCAAGCTCGACGGCACCGCGAAGGGCGGCATTCTCGCTGCCATCGCGCGTCAGCGGCCGGTTCCGGTGTATTTCATCGGCGTCGGCGAAAAGGTCGAGGATCTGCAGCCGTTCAGCGCCGAGGAATTTTCGGACGCGCTGCTGGGCGTCTAA